In Trifolium pratense cultivar HEN17-A07 linkage group LG7, ARS_RC_1.1, whole genome shotgun sequence, a genomic segment contains:
- the LOC123895295 gene encoding protein SAWADEE HOMEODOMAIN HOMOLOG 2 — protein MGRPPSNGGPAFRFTQPEVTEMEAILSDHNNAMPAKDVLDALADKFSESPNRKGKITVQMKQVWNWFQNKRYAIRAKSSKTPAKLNITPMPRVDLAPGRIMAQPTASPIPAPSASAQTTAKVAPENSVMEFEAKSGRDGAWYDVANFLSYRHLESSDPEVLVRFAGFGSEEDEWINVQKNVRPRSLPCESSECVAVLPGDLILCFQEGKEQALYFDAHVLDAQRRRHDVRGCRCRFLVRYDHDQSEEIVPLRKVCRRPETDYRLHQLHAVNDAAPADQQKISLDHPTNVHGIRVISSSETVQKQQQQIANIHIVTPVLQTNVSIPKPPPQSMNVDPMKAETKADVQAGISVPPGFAPLAVPPGFAPLAAGIITTGSITSSIIPEVSTQNKAEGK, from the exons ATGGGTCGCCCACCCAGTAACGGAGGCCCCGCCTTCCGTTTCACCCAGCCTgag GTGACAGAAATGGAAGCTATTCTTTCAGATCACAACAATGCAATGCCAGCAAAAGATGTTCTTGATGCTCTTGCAGACAAGTTCAG tgaATCACCCAACCGTAAAGGCAAGATTACAGTACAGATGAAACAG GTATGGAATTGGTTTCAAAATAAGCGATATGCGATAAGGGCCAAGTCTAGTAAGACTCCTGCAAAGTTAAATATCACGCCCATGCCTCGGGTTGATTTGGCCCCAGGAAGGATTATGGCTCAACCAACAGCTTCTCCTATTCCTGCTCCTTCAGCTTCAG CTCAAACAACAGCAAAAGTAGCTCCTGAAAATTCGGTTATGGAATTTGAAGCTAAATCTGGAAGGGATGGAGCATG gtaTGATGTGGCTAACTTTCTATCATACAGACATTTGGAGAGTAGTGACCCG GAAGTGCTAGTGCGTTTTGCTGGTTTTGGATCCGAGGAAGATGAATGGATTAATGTGCAAAAAAATGTCAGGCCGCGCTCTCTTCCATGTGAATCATCAGAATGTGTCGCAGTGCTCCCTGGTGATCTCATACTTTGTTTTCAG GAGGGTAAAGAACAAGCTCTTTACTTTGATGCCCATGTCCTTGATGCTCAAAGACGGAGGCATGATGTAAGAGGTTGTCGTTGTAGATTTTTGGTTCGCTATGATCACGATCAGTCTGAG GAAATTGTGCCGCTTAGGAAGGTTTGTCGGAGGCCTGAAACTGATTACAGATTACATCAACTTCATGCCGTTAATGATGCAGCGCCTGCGGATCAGCAGAAAATTAGCTTAGATCATCCAACAAATGTTCATGGCATTAGGGTTATTAGTTCTTCTGAAACAGTACAAAAGCAGCAGCAGCAGATTGCAAATATTCATATAGTAACACCAGTCTTGCAAACAAATGTTTCTATACCAAAACCACCACCACAAAGTATGAATGTGGATCCAATGAAAGCTGAAACAAAAGCTGATGTTCAAGCTGGAATTTCTGTCCCTCCAGGCTTTGCCCCATTGGCTGTCCCTCCAGGCTTTGCCCCATTGGCTGCCGGCATCATTACTACTGGCAGTATTACTTCTAGCATTATTCCTGAAGTCTCCACTCAGAACAAGGCTGAAGGGAAGTAG